From the genome of Mastacembelus armatus chromosome 5, fMasArm1.2, whole genome shotgun sequence:
ATATCAGACCagcaaaaatgtatgtgtgtttttaaatctgtACAAATTGTTGCTCCCCGCTGCTGCAAATAGAATGTCAGACAACAGAcatcaggaaataaaaataaaagtttgcatattttacaaaaaaataaaagacacattGTGTTTCAACTCTTCCTTAAATCACTCTGAAACATCcagaatgctttttttttaaaaataagaatttgttATATAACGTGCACAAAAATAATGCTCTGTGTCTATTCCTCCTCccttgagttttttttctttgtttttttaaaacttcgTGTTCTGTTCCTTGTTTCAGTTATCAAAATAGAGCAAAGCTTCTCTGAAGAAGATTCCCACCTTTGGTTGAGCAACTCTTGAGGATGTGAGCAGAAAAGTTCAATGATGTAAGTGTTGTCCTTTTtctcaaaaagcaaaaaaaaaaagaaaaaataaacagtcatacagacacacatacacacacacacgcacacacacacacgcacacacacacacacacacacacacacacacacacacacacacacacacacacaaacgttcCTTTTGTTATCCATGTTCAAGTCTGGGTGCTTAGTGATGGTATGGAGCACAGATCTCTTCCAGTTGAATCCTGTCGGGTTGGATTCATCCAGTGCCACATCCCTGCTGGGAGCAGGAAACCACACATTCACCTCTGATACGTCACCACTGACAGAGCCCAAACAGTCTGACCCCAGCCATGACCCTGCTGTCTACGCAGTTACTgcagcaaacactttacacactCTAACAAATCACTCTCTGAGTTTCCAAATTATCTGTGTCTTACAAACTTTATTCTCTCTTTGAGCTTCTTAGCatgaataatatataataataataataatctatattataataataataataatcttacTTTCTACCCTCACTGGCCAatgatggtgttttttttaacaacttaCAACAAAGACAGTGCTGTCATGAGCTGTCACATATCAGGCCATATTAATTTGAACTAAAATTATTAAACTGGGTTATTGGAGCTCTATCACTAAAACCAGCTGCCTTATCAGACTAGTGTATGCACTGATTGGCTGTGTAAGTAATAGCTGACCCATCACAACAGTCAGGATTACTGAACCATTTTTCATCAGTCATGCTCTTCATGACTTTGGATTCTAGATATAATACGTAATAATGTGTAACCTGCAGGACGGAGCAGCCTGCAAAGTGTCCTACCTTAGCTTCACTTGGTGTGTTGGTACGAGTAGTTTGTGTGTTCTGCAGGAGTCTCCATGGCAACCGTTTGCTGTTGACCACCATTTTCCTGAAAAAGACGACCGGTTAAGCAATTTGATGATTCATAACAAAGAGGAGTTCAACGGATTTTAGAAAGATATGAAGGAGAAGGCTTCCAATCAGACGTTACATGTTTTAGTGTGGATGAACCAAAGAACTAAGGTTTGATTTCACAGGTGTGATCAGTTCACCTCAACTAAAGCCAGTGCATAatactcttaaaaaaaaaaaaaagcagtgtatCCCATTTATTTGGCACCAAAAGGAGAAAGCAGGCATGTTGTGGATTTAACTTAATTCATatgttgtttcatttctgtGGTGCATGAGCTGCTTTCATGCATTTTAGCACTCTGCATAACAGCTCTGCTCTGCCACCCCTGCCTAGGCTGTGGCTTATCAATGCTtcatatacaaacacatgctgtaAACACCTGAGAGGGTCAACCTCCCGAGTTAAGGCTTTGACCCTcccaaaaacattaaaaaatagtTTAGGGGGTCTGTACATTTCTGTATTCATCATAACGTCAGTCCTTAATATTTTTTACAAAGCAATGGGATCATACTATGTTTAACATGAGTCACCAAAACACAGCGACTTGTACTTGTATGATGAAGAGACTTACCTGTCtcaaatagtttttctttttaatgccAGTGTGCATCGTTTAGAAGTTAAGTATTTCATTATAACTTAGTGAGCTAGTCATATGGATGAGCCCTATCACCCTAAATACAGGCaccagtttttgttgttttttgtaaatatgtcCACATAAAAGCTTGAAAGATCAAATTGAGGACAGTTTCTTACCTCTACTGGGACACTGGAAGGAGGCACTGGGGTGTACTGGGGGATGTAGGTCCCCTGCATAGTTGTGTTGGCCGGAATATACTGTAGAGAAGGTAGAGACGGAAACACAAATTTGGTGTAGTAGTTTACATTAATAATAGATCTTGTGTTTAGCCATAGGCACAATTGTCTGCCttatgcactgtgtgtgtgtgtgtgagacattgGTACTGACTGTGCCCGTGCTGCCCAGGGACAGGTGGCTTAGCTGCTGGGTGAGAGGACCCATCATGGACGTGGGCTGGATGGACATGGCGTGATCCATTGTTGGGGTAAGAACTGTACCCTGTGAACGCAAGGAAACACGCATAAACACGAATCACTATCACTGATATCACTAATGTGCTTGAATCCATAACGTGTGAGCCAGACATCTGGTGATCTGCCTcatgcacatttgtttaaaCAAAAGTAAGAAGGCAACATCACAGAGACCAGTAAATTACAGCTGAGCTATTCAGAGTGACAAATAAGAGCTTTCTGGACAAGTATAGTGACTCACAGCTGGCTGCATGAGGTATGACTGATGGTGCATCCAGGACGGGCTGTGCACCtgcagataaagaaaaaacacatcatcaaacCCACTGCACTGGTATTGGATCAGCTGCTCGCACAGCCGACCCAGACCCCGTATCAGTTTGTATACAGGTCTCaaataaaagggaaagaaaCCTCGGTAAATATAACTGCTGCAGctaaaaatgaatttcattGTGAATACAGTAAAACGTCCCACCTGGTAGGACGAGACAGGAGAATGCATGTAGGGTGAGAGCGAAGTCTGGGCGATCATTCTGTTTGGCGCCAGACTGTAGGGTGAGGAGTAGAAGCTGCTGAGCAGACACAGAAAAGTGTGAGGAAAACATGACGACAGCGGCACCATGTCAACAAGGTCTCCAGCTAAACTAACAACATTTCTGTGTTCCTCTGGcaaccagcagagggcagcactTTACCAGCGTTCGGGACCTACACTTATTTTCCTGAAGGGCTGGGACTGTTTTCAGTCAGACTGTGCATTCCACTCACCCATTTTGTAAGGCTGTGGGGTCATACGCTAGCGTCATTCCTCCCTGGGAAAACAATACACAGGATTCAGAACCAGTGAAGTCATGCAAAACACCGGtgcagtctgtactgaaacTGCACACAACACGCAGTGATACCACTCTACGCTTTTTAAATATGCCCTGGCTTTGATTTTTACAGGAAATGTAACATGTAATCACAGCAAGATCGCATTAAGAATCATGAGTTAAAGTCATCCATGTTACCGTGTCTCCATCTCTAGCCCAGGGCCTTCCATTCTGGAGGTACTTCCCCTGGTTCTGCCTCTTCTTCTGACCTCCGTCTGCAAACTTACATAATAAGGGCTCTGTGGGCACTGTGAATGCAGCAGATCAAACAGTGAATTCAGTGATCACAAAAACACCGAGCTCTGgcaccaacaacaacaatatcAGGTTCCTATAAACAAACATTCCACGCACCAGGCACTCCTGGTGGAGTCTTGATGAATTTCCCATTGAAATGCTGAATTATGGCCTCACATTTCTCTGTAGACTCCATTctgaaatcaaatcaaagcacagtttattcccttttttgttttgctgtttacttTGGGTCTAAATAGGACAGAATTGCACCCAAGCtactttttatttgtataacaaaCTGCACTCAAGTCATTGTAGACCACCACGGAGTAGAAATAACCTTAGGGTGTTATAGACTGACCTGGCAAATCCCACACCACGGCTGGTCCCGTTGGCATCTCGCAGAATGCGTGTGGAAATGACCTGGCCAAAGGACTTGAGCATGCTCTCCAGCTCTTGCTCATCCATAGTTACTGGCAGGTTGGAGATGTAGAGGTTGGTGGGGTCCTGCTCCTGTTGCTGGAAGTACAAGAAGTGGACAAAAACATCAATTCACAAACAGatctcactgtgctgccttCAGGCGTCCCACAGGAATGCATCAACttaaatgtaacatttatttcaacaaaacaatttcGCTTTGTTACTGAATTTGCATTTGCAAATGGAAATTTTCTTGTCACTTCCAAACATTTTTCCACACAGCAGAAATGTCTGTGTAGGCAGTAATGTGACCtgtctttccatccacacctgCTATCACTTTTGGCACATTAATGCTTCACACTGTCCATGCACCTTGTCAAGCATCATCTCACAATAGGACCCAAATGTGAGAAAATTGTAGCGTCTGGCCAATAAACTGAAGCATATTTTGTCACCCATATCCACTCATGTGCTTCTGCCTCAATTGaattgtgcttttaaaaatCCACATTAACACTCAAATATATTGATACATGCAAATATAAATTTGTCTGCAAGGGTAAAGTCACACTTTTCTGGTGCAATACTGTTTAATTAAGAGATCTTGGAACCTGCAAGTAAATTAAAGAGGAGCGATTATTCAAAGACTTATTTCGTGGCACAGGCTTGAAAGTGAAACCTTGTGAGACTGTGCAGGAGCAGACAGGAAGCCAGGCATGAAGTTAAAGAGTTCACAGAGCAACAGGAGCCTGGCAACCAAGAGAAAAGAGGCTGGGCTAAAATGAGGGGAAGGGAAAACAGAGTGAAGGAAGAGGATAGAGCAAGAGGAGGGGGGGAGAAATAAGTAGcttaaaaagcttttattttgtgcagaaGGAGGGAACCGACAGGATAGGAAGTGGTGGGAGTCTTGAGTCATTTGGGTAATgaaagaggaggatgaaaaGATCTAAACTGGAAAAGAGGATAGATGAGTGGGTACTGATTAACAGGCTCTTCTCTttcatcaaaatatattttatctctgccattttcctttttgtcacTTCTTTGTAACACACACCACAATCTGATAGCTTTGCACGCCACAGATAATGAAGCTTTTCGATCGTACGCGAAAGAATTTGTCAGATGGAAGAGGAACAGTTCAAGTTATAATCGTTTGAACTAGACTGATCCATGTATCAAACAGGAGAGGGCAGAATCCAGGTGCTGAGACAAGTTTGCCTATAATTTTTAGTATTAAAGTATTAATGCAAGATTTATTGCCTGTATACGACGCCTCTGTTTTCATCCATGAGCAACCTGCCAGAGAGATAACCCATTTTATGCAATTGTCGTCATTCTGGGTGTGGCAATATGACCATTATGTAACACAGAGGCAGATTTCAGGAGGTCATAGGCCAGACAAGATTAATGTGGGTCAAGGCTATATAacagagggttaaaaaaaaactccctcTTGTTTCTGCATTTATTGACGCTTTACCTCAGCTAGTACGCACAATATCACACTTCAAATTCAAACCAATATTCATGCTGCTGTAGATAAGAAAATGCTGTTGGAGCCGGTCCAAGCACATGAATGGGATTTGCTGAGGCGTCAGTGCATTTTTTGTGCCTGGCCGTAGGTGAGCTATGTCTGTTGAGGTGTGTCTGGCGGATTTTCCTGCTTGTGTGTCAAGCAGCGCATGTGTTCTGACGTCTGAGTTTGAACAGGGAAGTGCTGGGAAGTAAGACTGCCTCTATTTTTAACTCTGCCATTGTTCCCCTGCCTCTATGCGTACGGCTCCTCTGGGCCCACAGCCTGGACGCTGTGGTGGCCCGTTCAGGGACTGAGCATTCTCTGAGGACGGCGAGTGCAAGGTGTGGCtcattgtgtttgtgaacaACACTCTGCAGCATCCCTGATGAATTTGTAAATAGATGAAACTGCACTTCAGTGTTTGATATTACATTTACTTTAAGCTACTATTTGATTTTTCTGACCTGGAGTGACCCAGTAACTCTGGGGAGCTGTGTATATTTAGGTTTTTATAGGGGTTATCTGCATCCCTGACTGGGCACATGCTGTCTGGGTGAGTTAAGCATTGGTGTCCAGTTGCACTTGTCAGGTATTGGGATACACAGGATTGTGTGACACTTCTACAGAAGAGGTGCATTGAGCTTAGACTCAGGGTTGCGTTGCATTGGACTGGTTCAGGTCAGTTTGCAGTGCAGATCTGTTACAGTTTTGCAAGGCCGCATTGAAGGAGATCCTGGTGTTACATTGCAGTGGGTCTGTTTGCGTGCAGGACAGAGGGAGGGGTCAGAAACAGAGGGGTGGAGTGTATTAAGTACTGGTGTCAGCCCCAGGCCAAGGCCCAGATGGATGGACAATGCCAGTCCATTGTACATGTCCCATTGACAGTGGGTGTAGTGGCACCCTCCCCT
Proteins encoded in this window:
- the LOC113130599 gene encoding RNA-binding motif, single-stranded-interacting protein 2-like isoform X2 — its product is MLLSVPPRAGINPYNGYNSRNSKKQAYVSSGHQMAPPSPNTNSSSNSSGGGGEQLSKTNLYIRGLHPGTTDQDLVKLCQPYGKIVSTKAILDKTTNKCKGYGFVDFDSPAAAQKAVTALKSSGIQAQMAKQQEQDPTNLYISNLPVTMDEQELESMLKSFGQVISTRILRDANGTSRGVGFARMESTEKCEAIIQHFNGKFIKTPPGVPVPTEPLLCKFADGGQKKRQNQGKYLQNGRPWARDGDTGGMTLAYDPTALQNGFYSSPYSLAPNRMIAQTSLSPYMHSPVSSYQVHSPSWMHHQSYLMQPAGTVLTPTMDHAMSIQPTSMMGPLTQQLSHLSLGSTGTYIPANTTMQGTYIPQYTPVPPSSVPVEENGGQQQTVAMETPAEHTNYSYQHTK
- the LOC113130599 gene encoding RNA-binding motif, single-stranded-interacting protein 2-like isoform X1; translation: MLLSVPPRAGINPYNGYNSRNSKKQAYVSSGHQMAPPSPNTNSSSNSSGGGGEQLSKTNLYIRGLHPGTTDQDLVKLCQPYGKIVSTKAILDKTTNKCKGYGFVDFDSPAAAQKAVTALKSSGIQAQMAKQQEQDPTNLYISNLPVTMDEQELESMLKSFGQVISTRILRDANGTSRGVGFARMESTEKCEAIIQHFNGKFIKTPPGVPVPTEPLLCKFADGGQKKRQNQGKYLQNGRPWARDGDTGGMTLAYDPTALQNGSFYSSPYSLAPNRMIAQTSLSPYMHSPVSSYQVHSPSWMHHQSYLMQPAGTVLTPTMDHAMSIQPTSMMGPLTQQLSHLSLGSTGTYIPANTTMQGTYIPQYTPVPPSSVPVEENGGQQQTVAMETPAEHTNYSYQHTK
- the LOC113130599 gene encoding RNA-binding motif, single-stranded-interacting protein 2-like isoform X4 encodes the protein MLLSVPPRAGINPYNGYNSRNSKKQAYVSSGHQMAPPSPNTNSSSNSSGGGGEQLSKTNLYIRGLHPGTTDQDLVKLCQPYGKIVSTKAILDKTTNKCKGYGFVDFDSPAAAQKAVTALKSSGIQAQMAKQQEQDPTNLYISNLPVTMDEQELESMLKSFGQVISTRILRDANGTSRGVGFARMESTEKCEAIIQHFNGKFIKTPPGVPDGGQKKRQNQGKYLQNGRPWARDGDTGGMTLAYDPTALQNGSFYSSPYSLAPNRMIAQTSLSPYMHSPVSSYQVHSPSWMHHQSYLMQPAGTVLTPTMDHAMSIQPTSMMGPLTQQLSHLSLGSTGTYIPANTTMQGTYIPQYTPVPPSSVPVEENGGQQQTVAMETPAEHTNYSYQHTK
- the LOC113130599 gene encoding RNA-binding motif, single-stranded-interacting protein 2-like isoform X3, whose translation is MLLSVPPRAGINPYNGYNSRNSKKAYVSSGHQMAPPSPNTNSSSNSSGGGGEQLSKTNLYIRGLHPGTTDQDLVKLCQPYGKIVSTKAILDKTTNKCKGYGFVDFDSPAAAQKAVTALKSSGIQAQMAKQQEQDPTNLYISNLPVTMDEQELESMLKSFGQVISTRILRDANGTSRGVGFARMESTEKCEAIIQHFNGKFIKTPPGVPVPTEPLLCKFADGGQKKRQNQGKYLQNGRPWARDGDTGGMTLAYDPTALQNGSFYSSPYSLAPNRMIAQTSLSPYMHSPVSSYQVHSPSWMHHQSYLMQPAGTVLTPTMDHAMSIQPTSMMGPLTQQLSHLSLGSTGTYIPANTTMQGTYIPQYTPVPPSSVPVEENGGQQQTVAMETPAEHTNYSYQHTK